The Natrinema saccharevitans genome includes the window CCGCGGCCCACTGTCTCGCGCAGGCGGTCGAGCGCCTGTACGACGACGAGGCGGTCAAGCTCGCGATCGGCCCGCCGACCGACGAGGGCTTCTACTACGACTTCGACAACCTCGAGATCGACGAGGAGGACCTCGCCGACCTCGAGGACGAGATCGAGGCGATCATCGCCGAAGACTACGAGATCGAGCGCGAGGAGGTCCCGATCGAGGAGGCCGAGCAGCGCCTCGAAGGCGAACCCTACAAGCTCGAACTGCTCTCCGAGTTCGCCGACGAGAACGACACCGTGAGCTTCTACCGGCAGGGCGAGTGGGAGGACCTCTGTGCCGGCCCCCACGTCGACTCGACCGGCGAGATCGGCGTCGTCGAACTGCTCGAGATCGCCGGGGCCTACTGGCGCGGCGACGAGGACAACACGATGCAGACCCGCATCTACGGGACCGCCTTCGAGGACGAGAGCGATCTCGAGGCCTTCCTCGAGCGCAAGCGCGAGGCCGAGAAGCGGGACCACCGCCGCATCGGCAACGAGATGGACCTGTTCTCGATCCAGGACGTGACCGGCCCCGGACTGCCGCTGTATCACCCCGCCGGGAAGACCGTCCTCTCGGAACTCGAGGACTTCGTGCGTGAGTTGAACGAGGACGCGGGCTACGACTACGTCGAGACGCCCCACGTCTTCAAAACGGATCTGTGGCACCGGTCGGGCCACTACGAGAACTACCAGGACGACATGTTCATCTTCGACGTCGGCGACGACGAGTTCGGCCTGAAGCCGATGAACTGTCCCGGCCACGCCGCCATCTTCCAGGACCACTCCTGGAGCTATCGGGATCTTCCGATCCGCTACGCGGAAAACGGGAAAGTCTACCGCAAGGAACAACGCGGCGAACTGTCGGGGCTCTCGCGGGTCTGGGCCTTCACCATCGACGACGGCCACCTGTTCATCCGGCCCGACCAGATCAGACAGGAGGTCGAGGAGATCATGGACATGATCACGGACGTCCTCGAGACGTTCGACCTCGACTACGAGATGGCGCTTGCGACCCGTCCCGAGAAGTCCGTCGGGAGCGACGAGATCTGGGACCGCGCCGAGGAGCAACTCGAGAACGTCCTCGAGAACCGCGCTCACGACTACGAGATCGAAGAAGGCGACGGCGCGTTCTACGGGCCGAAGATCGACTTCGCGTTCGAGGACGCCATCGGCCGCTCGTGGGACGGCCCGACGGTCCAACTGGACTTCAACATGCCCGAGCGGTTCGACCTGAACTACGTCGGTGAGGACAACGAGGAACACCGCCCCGTCATGATCCACCGCGCGCTCTACGGCAGTTACGAGCGGTTCTTCATGATGCTCATCGAGCACTACGAGGGTCGGTTCCCGCTCTGGCTCGCGCCCGAACAGGTCCGCGTGCTGCCGATCTCCGACGACAACCTCGGCTACGCTCACCGCGTGGCGAACGAGTTCGACGACTTCCGCGTCGAGGTCGACGACCGCGACTCGACGCTCGAGCGAAAGATCCGCGCGGCCCACGACGATCGGGTTCCGTACCAGATCATCGTCGGGGACAACGAGGAAGAAGACGGCACCATCTCCGTTCGGGATCGCTTCGAGGACCAGGAGTACGACGTCGAGATCGAGGAGTTCCGTACTCACCTCGAGGCCGAACGCGACGAGCAGCGGACGGAACCGGACTTCCTGCAGTAGCGGCCTCGACGATCGCATCGGGACGGACCGTCGGTTTTCCAGTCGATAGACTCGGCGGTTGTCCGCCACAGGCGCGGGTCACTTCCACGTTCGTGACGTTTCGCGCGTCGAAGCCGATCGCAATACCCATAGTTGCGGAATCGTGCATATCTGTATGAACAGAGCCGAGAAAGCAGCCCTCCAGCTGCGGGCCGTCGACGTGTTGCGGATGTTGAAAGAGACCCGGACCTACGACGAACTCGCCGAGACGACCGGGCTTCCGGCGGGCGATCTCAACCGCTACGTCAACGGGCACGTCCTCCCGGGGACCGACCGCGCGCGCGAGGTCGTCGAGGAACTCGGCCGGGAGGCGCTGGCGGCGGAACTCGAGGCGCGAATCCGCGTCGACGACGAGGGGTACGTCGACAACAGCGCCACCGTCTTCGACCAGCCCTTCCTCGATTTGGCCGCGCCGGTCGTGGCGAACGGGTTCGACTTCGATCGACCGGACGTGGTTCTCACCGCCGCGACCGACGGGATCACGCTCGCGGCCGCGCTCGCGAGTTACTACGGCGTCCGCTGTGCCTACGCGAAAAAGAGCAAGGAGACCGCCGTCGAGGAGTTCATCGAGGCCCGCCAGCGCCTGCAGTCGGGGATCGAACTCACCTACTACCTGCCCGCCTCGGCCATCGATCCCGGCGAGTCGGTGCTGGTCGTCGACGACCTCATCCGCTCTGGCGAGACGCAGGAACTCCTGTTGGACATCGCCCACACCGCCGAAGCCGACGTCGCCGGCGTCTTCGCGCTCATCGCCGCCGGCGAGGACGGCATCGAACGCGCCCGCGATCGGACCGACGCGCCGGTCGGTGCGCTCACGAGCGTCGCCCCGACGACGGACCGAGTAACGGGCGACTGACCGCCCGCACTGCGTTTCGTCCGTCGAGGGAACGAACGCGCAGCGTTCCGGAACGGAAACGAGGAACCGTTGCTTTCGACGCCGCGTTCGCCAAAACTCCTCGAGGAATCGCCCGAGGGGAACCGTGTGAACGATTGGCACATTATTAATCATTAGGTTTATGGTGGTCCCCCCAGTTTGTGGTGGTACGCACATGACCGAGACAGTCATCCTCGGCGTGATCGGTTCCGACGCTCACGTCGTCGGGATCACCATCCTGGAACAGGCGCTGGAGGCAGCCGGATTCGACGTCGTCAACCTGGGGGTCCAGAGTTCCCAGGAGGAGTTCGTCGACGCCGCGTCCGCCAACGATGCCGAGGCTGTACTCGTCTCGTCGCTCTACGGCCACGCCAAACAGGACTGCGAGGGCTTCCACCAGCGAATCGAGGAGGCCGACCTCGACGTCACGACCTACATCGGCGGCAACCTCGCCGTCGGACAGGACGACTTCGAGGAGACCCGCAAGTTCTTCCGCGAGATGGGGTTCGATCGGGTCTTCGATTCCGAGACCGACCCCGAGGAGGCCATCGACGCGCTGATGGCCGATCTGGATATGCGCTCGACCGAGAGCGAACAGGAAAGTCAGACCATCTCGGCGTAAGCCGACCGATCACGTCTTCTTCGCCGCCGTTCTCGCACCCGCCGAGCCGCTGCTATCGTTCGATCGGTCGTCTCGAGCGAGCATCGACCGCGATCAGCGGACGATCGTCACCGGAACCGGCGACCGCCGGGCGATCGTCTCGGCGACGCTCCCGAGTAAGATGCGGCTCGCACCGGTCCGCCCGTGGCTCCCGACCACGATGTGATCCATGTCGTGTTCGGCCGCGTAATCTACGATCGACCGCGAGATGCCGCCGACGACGTGGTCCGTCTCGATTTCGAGTCCGTGGTCGGCAGCCTGCTCTCGCGCCGTCTCGAGGATCTCCTCGGCCCGCTCCTCGTGGTGGTCCTGAATCTCGTCGTAGTTGGCCATCGCGGTCCCCTCCACGCCGGTCACGGCGTAGAAATCGCCCGGATCGAGGACGTGAAGCGCGGTGATCGTCGCCTCGGGATACTCGCGACAGGCGAACTCGAGGGCTTCCGTCGATTGATTCGAGTCGTCGACCGCCACGAGGACGTTGTCCGTCATGCGCGTTGGTACATCGGCCTGCGGAATAAGTCCACTCCTGAGTCCGGCAGGACGGGAGTTGCCGCCGCCGGCACCCGTTCGGTCACCGCTTGCCTGTACGCGGTCGAGTCTCGGTTCGTCTCGTGGTGAGCGCGGACACGGCGGCGTGGCTGCTGTCGATATCAGTCGCGAAAGAAGTGCTGTGAATCGGCCGTCGTGACTGCGCGTTACTTCGCGCGTCCCTGACCGCCGGTGTTGGAGGGACGGACCTTCTCCGCGCCCTTGCCGCGGTTGTTCAGACCGCGGTTGGCCTTGCCGGCGTTGGTGAGGCCGCGGAACGCGCGGTTGGTGTGGTCGTCGTCGCAGATCCAGTTGAGGTCGTCGTCGTTCTCGATCGCGGGGTGGTTCGGGTCCACGAGGATCGCTTCGAACCACTTCTGCGAGCCGTCTTCGCCGACCCAGTAGCTGTTGAGCACGCGCAAGTTGGGGTACTTCCGGGAGACGCGTTCCTCGCCGATGCGCTGGATGTTCTTGCGCCGCCCGATGCGGTTGACACCCTGGCGCTTCGAGCGCCGACCGGCCGTGAACCGTTCCTTCCGGGCGGTCCCTTTGCGGACCGAGACCCGGACCACGACGATGCCCTGCTTGGCCTTGTAGCCGAGTTCGCGTGCTTTGTCCAGTCGCGTCGGGCGCTCGATGCGCTCGATAGCGCCCTGGTCGCGCCACTCCTGTTTGCGCTGCCACTGCAGCTCCCCGAGCTTGCCGTCGTCGGGGTCCTTCCATGCGTCCTTGATGTGGGAATAGAAGCTTTCTGCCATTGTATTCACCCGCGGGCGTTTGCTGGTTCAATCCCGACCGGGGCCGAGCCCCGCGGATCACATCCCGACCTGTGACGCGGCGTCGTGCAGGTGCCCGCTGATGCCCGCGAACCAGCGAGTCTACCCACCCTTCCCGGCTCTCGAGTATAAGCGCTTCGAACTCCGGGAACGCGGCGTCGAAACGGAAATTATCGCTCGAGCGAGGGTGGCCTCGCGCCGTCGACCGATCGCGTGGTGTGTCCGTCGACGAGAAAGCCAATTTTGTATATCGTAATTTGGTTCATCCGGGCGCAGGCTCGAGACGAATCGCCGGCAGCACCGGATCTGACGGGGTACGACGACGGGGCTCGCGACCCGTTCGGTGGCACTCGTGGCTGGTCCGAACGTCGGGTCCGTCGATCTTCGGCCTCGCGAGGCCGTCGCTTTCGGGCGTTCTCCCGCTGCCGGCCGGTACCGAGCTATCTATCCGAGGCGACCCAATGGACTGCGCTCGAGACGACGACGGCGAAAACGACACCGAACCGGTCGACGGACCGATCGAAACGGGCGATCGAGTCGGCGTGAACGGCGTTTTGGGGGCCGTAGTCCGCCGGTATCGGCGGCTACGCGTCGATCTCGAGCCCGTCGAACTCGCCGGCCTCGATCTCGCGGGCGAGGTCGTCGGGCTCGAGATCGTCGGGGACGTGCTGGGGGTACTTCCGGCGGAAGTAGCCCACGATGTTGGTCAGATCGCGCCGGAGGAACTCGCCGGCGTTCTCGTGATCGGTCGGGACCGCCTGGGGCCAGTCGAAGATCGTCACGCCGCCCTCGTCGACGAAGACGTTGTACTCGCTCATGTCGGCATGGACGTATCCGTTCGCGTATGCGCGTGACATTTCGGTTACCAACAGCCCCAGCACACCGAGGACCTGCTCGTCCTCGAGGCGGGTCCGCGAGAGTTCGACGCCGTCCATCTTCTCCATGACGATGGCGTGGCGGTTCTGGCCGATCGGCTGGGGAACCGCCACGTCGGGGTAGAGCTCCTCGAGGATGTCGTACTCGCGCTCGGCTGCCTTCCGGGCGGTGTACATCCACGAGACGTGGTCGTTGTCCGAGGTATAGTCGCGTTCCTTGTGGACCTCCCGGAAGTTCGTGTACCCCTCGCGGTGGTACTTCAGGGCCAGGGGCTTGTACGAGCGGACCTCGTAGACGTCGCTTTCCTTGCCGACGCCGAGCGGCGAGCCGAACTCCGAGATCGTGTCCTGTTCGACCAACGCGCGCAAGGCGAGGGTGTCGTAGCCCTCGAACTGGAGGGTATAGCCCTCGTACTGGATCGTCTTTCGCTCGACCAGCCCGCGTTTGAGACAGCGCTCGAGGCGGTACTCGACCTCCTCGTCGGGCAGGTCGGCGAACTTCGGGAGCTTCTCCCGCTGGACCCACTCGGAGAAGCGCATCCCCTGCTCGACCCCCGAGAGGAGATAGAAGTCCTCGTCCTCGAGTTCCGGGAGCAACCCGGCGACGTTGCGCACCATAAGCATCGGTAGCCGGCGTGTACGTAAAAACGGCGTGACGCACGCTCGAGTGTTACAGCCGGCGAGGGAGGCGCGCTCGTCGGCCGGGCTACTGACACGTATAGGTAAATCACATATCGGTATACTAAATTGACTATCCCTGCTGTACTACTCCTCCGGACGGCAGCCCTTCACCGTGGTGGTCGTGTCGAACGTCGTCCTCTCGACGACGGGGTCGCGCGTCGGTTCGACGGATCTCGTTGCTCGCGGCGATCGTCAGTTCCGCTTTTCTCGCTTCCGAGCGAGTTCGACGGCCCTCTCGGTGTGGCCGTGCCACGGCTCGCCGTGGCCCGGCAAGAGGAGGACCTCGCCGATCGACTCGAGTCGGGACAGCGACTCGTACGCGCGGTCGTGATCCGGGTTGAACCAGTCGGCGAGCAGTTGTGGCCGGTGGCCGCGACCGGCGACGAAATCGGTCGTGACGAGTTCGTCGCCGCAGAAGAGGACCTCCTGCTCCGGGAAGTGGTACGCGACGTGTCCCTCGCTGTGGCCGGGGGTGTGAACGACTCGGGGCGAGCCGGGTACGTCGAGCGTCTCGCCGTCCGCGACCGTCCGAAAGGATGTCAGCGGCGGGACGGAGAGGCCACCCGAGCGAACGAACTCGACCGCATACCGGGCGATCTCCGGCCGCCAGAGGCGAACGAGTCCCTTGGTGAGGGGCATCTCGCCGTCTCCGCGAGCGTGTGCCGCGTCGGCTTCGTGGAGCCACACCGGGACCCCGGCTTCCCTGCGGAGTCGCTCGGCGAACCCCGCGTGATCGGGATGAGCGTGTGTCAGTATGCAGGCGTCGACGTCCGTCACGCCGTAGCCCATCGCCTCGAGTTGAGCGGCGAACTGGTCCCAGTGTGCCGGAAAGCCGGTATCGACGACCGTGATGCCGTCGGCCGTCTCCACGAGGTACCAGCTCACTCGCTCGCTCCCGCACCGGTAGACGCCGTCCGCAACGCGTTCCGAGATCATTGCCATCGATACGCCGACCGAGTTCACGACAGTGAATAAACACCTCGAGCCGTTCTTGGGTACTGAGAATCGAACGCGCGGGAGGCTCGTTCGCGGACGGCCCCGTTCCGACTCGGGTCACGGTCGTCCGAACACTACCTCTAACCCCCTCGAGTTCGACTGGGGGGATATGAGCGACGCCACGGACCGTTCGACCGATACGGACCTCGCTGATCGGAACTGGCGGCTGATCCGGGACGAGCCCCGCGACGGGGCGACGCAGATGGCACTCGAGGAGATCGCCGCGCGGACGGCCCTCGAGGACGGCCTACGAACGGTCCGGACCTACTCGTGGGCACCGAGTACGCTCTCGCTGGGGTACCGACAGGCCGCCGACACCGTCGACTGGGACTTCTGCGACCGCGAGGGGATCGACGTCACCCGCCGACAGACCGGCGGCGGCGGGATCTACCACGACCGTTTCGCGGATATTTCGTACACGATCGTCGCCCCCGCCGACGAGGTCCCGGGGGATCTGATGGACTGTTACGAACTGTTTTGCGAACCGATCCTCGCGGCCTTCGATCGGCTGGGCGTCGACGCCGACTTCGCCTCGAGCGAGCAGGACGCGATCTACCAGCCCTCCTGCTATCTGCGCGATATCAACCCGGCTCACGACATCGTCACCCCCGCCGGTGCCGGGACGGAGGCGAAGAAGATCAGCGGCAACGCCCAGTACCGCCAGCGCGACGTGGTCATCCAGCACGGCTCGATCAGCTACGCCCTCGCGCCCCGGTCCCACGTCGGCGTCTTCGATACCGATCTCGAGGAATCGACGTTCGCCGACCGGGTAACGAGCATCCGTGACGAGGCGGGGGTCGACCGCGAGGCGGCCGTCGACACGATCGCGGCCGCGCTGGGCGACTGGTGCGATGCCGACGAATCGACCTGGCGCGAAGGTGAACTCGAGGCCGCCCGCGACCTCGCCGCCCGGAAGTTCGGGAGCGACGCGTGGGTCCGCGATCGGGAGGTCCTCGAGGCAAGCGACCAGTGAGACGAAGTAGTATCACCGGTTCCTGATGTCCCCGCAGGACGGACATCCGGCACAGCACACGCCACGGCTGACCGGTGGCCGACCGGAGGAGACCGGTCGAATGGGGCGGTTCGTTATACCTATCACGGCCCGGTACTGACCGGTAAGCATGACGATGAAGGTCGGCGCACACGTCTCGATCTCCGGTTCGCGCGTCTCTTCCGACGACGAAACGCCCCCCTACGACGACGTCCGAAACGCGGTCCACCGCCAGACCGCCTTCGGCGGCAACTGCGGACAGATCTTCACCACCTCGCCGCAGGTCTGGGCCCAGCCCGAGATCAGCGACGAGGCCGCCGACGGCTTCCGCGAGGAGTCCGACGAGCGACTCGAGGGCCCGTGGGTGATCCACTCCTCGTATCTCGTGAACCTCTGTACGCCCAAAGACGACCTCCGCCGGAAGTCAAAAGAGAGCATGCAAGCGGAACTCGACGCCGCCCAGCGGCTGGGAATCCCCTACGTCAACGTCCACCTCGGAGCGCATACGGGCGCGGGCGTCGAGGGCGGCCTCGACAATGCCGCAAGCGTCATCGACAATCTCGACGTCCCAGGGGGCGTCCAGATTCTCATCGAGTCCGACGCCGGCAGCGGCACGAAACTCGGCGGCGAGTTCGAACACCTCGCGGGGATCATCGATCGTACCGAGACGGACATCGGGATCTGTATCGACACGGCCCACACGCTCGTCGCGGGCAACGACCTCACGACCCCCGAGGCGGTCGACGAGACGGTCGGCCGCTTCGACGACGAGGTCGGCCTCGAGTACCTCGAGTACATCCACCTCAACGACTCGAAACACGACGTGGGTACTCACAAGGACGAACACGCCCACATCGGCGAGGGCTACATCGGCGAGGACGGAATGCGCGCGATCGTCAACCACCCCGAGCTGCGGGACCTGCCCTTCGCCCTCGAGACGCCGACCGAGGACGGCCGCGGGTTCGCGTGGAACATCGAGAAAGTCAGGGGACTGCGAGACGACGAGTAGCCGATTCGTCGCCGAACCGACCCGTTTTTACTCGCACCGGCGGTACCGTGGCCCGTGCGCGAGTTCTCAGAATCCTACCTCAGCCGAACCCGCGAGGGAATGTGGGCCGATTCCCGGGAGGCCCTCGAGCCGCTGGCCCTCGAGACCCGCGAACGGATCCTCGACGTGGGCTGTGGCACCGGCGAACTGAGCCGCGTCCTCGCGGCCGAGTCGCCGGGCGAGGTGATCGGCTGCGACGCCGACCCGGATCTGCTTTCGGCGGCCGGCGACCACGTTCCGGTCGTCGCCGGGGACGCCCTCCGGCTGCCGTTTCCGGACGACACGTTCGACCTCATGGTTTGTCAGGCGCTGCTGATCAACCTGCCCGATCCCGCGGCCGCAGTCGCCGAGTTCGCCCGCGTCTCGACGGACCTCGTCGCGGCCGTCGAACCCGACAACGCAGCGGTCGAGATCGACTCGAGCGTCGACGCCGAGGACGACCTCGAGCGACGGGCACGCGGGGCCTACATCGACGGCGTGCCGACGGACGTCGCGCTCGGGGCCGACGCCCGCGAGGCGTTCGAGGCGGCGGGGCTCGCAGTCCTCGAAACGCGCCGGTACGAGCACGTCCGGACGGTCGAACCACCGTACAGCGACGGGGCGTTGCGGGACGCCCGTCGGAAGGCGACCGGAGCGGGTCTGGCCGACGACCGGGAGACGATGCTCTCGGGGCCGTTGACCGAGGCGGAGTACGACGACCTCCGCGGCTCGTGGCGGGAGATGGGCCGGACCGTCATCGAGCAGATGGAGGCGGGGGAGTATCGCCGGACGGAGGCGGTGCCATTTTTCGTTACCGTGGGCAGAGTCCCCGATCGTCGTCACTGATCGTATCGCAGACCGAGTCGCACGACCGCGTTGCGAGCGGTCGTGAATCGGTTCGCTGACCCGTCTCGAGGTCGGGCCGCGTTTCCCGAGCCGACGCCCCAGGACCGACTCGTCACCACGGAGAGAGCGCCCGCAGTCCGCTGCCGACCAGCCCGCCGACGAGTCCGTCGATGGCGGCCAGCAGCGAGAAGGCGGCGGCCAGCAGGACGACGCTCGGAAGCCCGAGCCCGGAGAGCCCCGGACTGATCGGCCCGATCGAGGAGAGGACGAACAGCGGCGGTTCGGTTACAGCCCTGTGAGAGCGCCGAGAAACGCCATGAAAAATCCCGCGAGGCCGCCGACGAGCGCGCCCGCGACCACCGCGTACGCGAGACCGGTCACGACCCGTCCGGCGGCGTAGGCGGCGATAAACCCGGCGACGATGCCACCGCCGACCCGGGTCAAGACAGGGACCAGAAGGGAGGTGAATGAAACGAATACCCCGACGGCGGCGGCCCCGAGGACGAGTCGCGAGTCGATCGTCGCCAGCGACGGCGCGTACTCCTCGTCGTCGTTCGTCTCGCGGTCGCTCATGGATCGATCACCCGCTCGTCACTGTCGCTGCCGTCCGTCGATCGGCCTCGCGGCCGCGCTGGCGTCTCCGCGTCGTCATCGTCGACCGCAGTGGTGGTCGCGGTCGCCGTCTGATCACCGCCGGTCCGACTCCCGCTATCGGACTCGTTCGACGGTTGATCCCCGACCGAATCGCTCGTGGTGTCGTCGCTTTCGTTGCCCGAGCCGTCGTTTTCGTCGGCCAGGTCATCGGTCTCGTTACTTCGACTACCGGTTTCGCTGCTCCGGTCGTCACCGTCGCCCTGTCCGTCGGTTTCCTGCGGTGGGTCGAACGGAATCGGTTCGGGGACGTCGCGTTTCGGGCCGACATCGACGGTGTATCCGGCGACGGAGAAGTTACGCAACTCGACCGAGCGGGCGTCGACGACGACGTCGGTTCGCTGCGCCGTGAAACACTCCTCGGCCGCCGCGAGGTCGTTGAGCGTCGCGTTTCGTCGGTCCGTTCGTAACACGATCTCCCCCTCGGCGGACCGCGTCTCCCCGAGTTCGACGCGTCTGGTCTCGTCGAGGTGGATCGTGACGTTCCCGTCCTCGTTTCGAACGACGATTCGGTTGGTGTCCGACGTGAGTCGCTCGACGCAGACGGTCGCGCCCTCGGCCGTACCGAGATCGCCCGTAATGGTTTGCCCGTCGGCCTGACCGGCCACGTGGGACGGCCCGACCAAGGCACCACCGGGGGCGACTGCGACCACGACGGCGAGCGTACCGGCCCGTATCATGCGTCGCGGCGGTCCCTCGGTCGACGTCGTCTCGTCGTCACTCGTCGGTCTCCCGCCGTTTGATGCGTTCGATGCCCGCACGACAGCGCAGGAGGATCGCTCCGACGACGCGAGCGAACCCCGCGTCGATCCGGGCCGCGATTTTGTCGACGACGCTCGGGTCCGAGACGGCGTCGTCGACGGCCTCGTCGCGTGGCTTCCAGACGAGACAGAGGTTACCGCCCAAGATGCCAAGCAGCATGCCGACCAGCAACCCGCCGAGGGATCCGAACAGCGAGAGTATCGACAGGACGGTCCCGACGACGCCGGCCACGTCGGCACGCGCAGGCGTGACAAGCACGCAGACCCCCGTCAGGAAGACGAACACGCCGAACAGGGCACCGATCGCGAGAAAACCCGCCATCTGTCCGCCGATGAAGGCGAGATCCGGCAGGATCTGCATCGGTACCCAGGTGAGCAGGATTCCGGCCAGACACAGCAGGAGCCCACCGAGGAACGGACGTCCGGCCCGCCAGGCGTTGAACCGCCCCTATCGGGATCCAAGCCACTGACTGACTCCGCCCAACCGGCTCCTGACCCGCGCGAGACGTGTGTCGGACTCGCCTGACCGTTTTCGGGCGACATGGGAGATCACCCGTCGGGGTGGTACTCCACGTCGACGTCGAGACCGGGGAGTGAGATCTCGTTCGAGGCGGGATACACCGCTTCCAGCTCGACGTCTTCCTGTACCATTCCGGGACGCTCCCCGGAGATGTTCGTGAGGTAGCCGTCCTCGGGCTCGGCGTTTCCGCCGGCCGTCTGCTGGAACTGCTGTTCCGGATTGTCGGTCGCCTGAGCGTTGACGACCTGTCCGTTGAACGTAGCCTCTTCCGCTTTCAAGTCGGTGAGTTTGATGTACTGCTCGTCCGCTTTGACCGTCCCGTCGGCGGCGAAGGAGATTTCCATCGAGCCGTCGATCATGGGTATCGACTTCTCGCCGCTCAGTACCATACCGTCGATCTCGACGCCGCGCTGTTCGACGACGGCGACCGGCGTCGTCCCCTCGGTATTCTCCCCGATGCTGGGATAGAGGAGGAAGTC containing:
- a CDS encoding universal stress protein, with product MTDNVLVAVDDSNQSTEALEFACREYPEATITALHVLDPGDFYAVTGVEGTAMANYDEIQDHHEERAEEILETAREQAADHGLEIETDHVVGGISRSIVDYAAEHDMDHIVVGSHGRTGASRILLGSVAETIARRSPVPVTIVR
- the thrS gene encoding threonine--tRNA ligase; amino-acid sequence: MSESDSQSQERITVVLPDGSELEVDADATVEDCAYEIGPGLGSDTVAGKLDGDLVAKEEPVYDGAELEIVTDGSDEYLEVMRHSAAHCLAQAVERLYDDEAVKLAIGPPTDEGFYYDFDNLEIDEEDLADLEDEIEAIIAEDYEIEREEVPIEEAEQRLEGEPYKLELLSEFADENDTVSFYRQGEWEDLCAGPHVDSTGEIGVVELLEIAGAYWRGDEDNTMQTRIYGTAFEDESDLEAFLERKREAEKRDHRRIGNEMDLFSIQDVTGPGLPLYHPAGKTVLSELEDFVRELNEDAGYDYVETPHVFKTDLWHRSGHYENYQDDMFIFDVGDDEFGLKPMNCPGHAAIFQDHSWSYRDLPIRYAENGKVYRKEQRGELSGLSRVWAFTIDDGHLFIRPDQIRQEVEEIMDMITDVLETFDLDYEMALATRPEKSVGSDEIWDRAEEQLENVLENRAHDYEIEEGDGAFYGPKIDFAFEDAIGRSWDGPTVQLDFNMPERFDLNYVGEDNEEHRPVMIHRALYGSYERFFMMLIEHYEGRFPLWLAPEQVRVLPISDDNLGYAHRVANEFDDFRVEVDDRDSTLERKIRAAHDDRVPYQIIVGDNEEEDGTISVRDRFEDQEYDVEIEEFRTHLEAERDEQRTEPDFLQ
- the glmS gene encoding methylaspartate mutase subunit S, which gives rise to MTETVILGVIGSDAHVVGITILEQALEAAGFDVVNLGVQSSQEEFVDAASANDAEAVLVSSLYGHAKQDCEGFHQRIEEADLDVTTYIGGNLAVGQDDFEETRKFFREMGFDRVFDSETDPEEAIDALMADLDMRSTESEQESQTISA
- a CDS encoding lipoate--protein ligase family protein → MSDATDRSTDTDLADRNWRLIRDEPRDGATQMALEEIAARTALEDGLRTVRTYSWAPSTLSLGYRQAADTVDWDFCDREGIDVTRRQTGGGGIYHDRFADISYTIVAPADEVPGDLMDCYELFCEPILAAFDRLGVDADFASSEQDAIYQPSCYLRDINPAHDIVTPAGAGTEAKKISGNAQYRQRDVVIQHGSISYALAPRSHVGVFDTDLEESTFADRVTSIRDEAGVDREAAVDTIAAALGDWCDADESTWREGELEAARDLAARKFGSDAWVRDREVLEASDQ
- a CDS encoding deoxyribonuclease IV, which encodes MKVGAHVSISGSRVSSDDETPPYDDVRNAVHRQTAFGGNCGQIFTTSPQVWAQPEISDEAADGFREESDERLEGPWVIHSSYLVNLCTPKDDLRRKSKESMQAELDAAQRLGIPYVNVHLGAHTGAGVEGGLDNAASVIDNLDVPGGVQILIESDAGSGTKLGGEFEHLAGIIDRTETDIGICIDTAHTLVAGNDLTTPEAVDETVGRFDDEVGLEYLEYIHLNDSKHDVGTHKDEHAHIGEGYIGEDGMRAIVNHPELRDLPFALETPTEDGRGFAWNIEKVRGLRDDE
- a CDS encoding serine/threonine-protein kinase RIO2 produces the protein MVRNVAGLLPELEDEDFYLLSGVEQGMRFSEWVQREKLPKFADLPDEEVEYRLERCLKRGLVERKTIQYEGYTLQFEGYDTLALRALVEQDTISEFGSPLGVGKESDVYEVRSYKPLALKYHREGYTNFREVHKERDYTSDNDHVSWMYTARKAAEREYDILEELYPDVAVPQPIGQNRHAIVMEKMDGVELSRTRLEDEQVLGVLGLLVTEMSRAYANGYVHADMSEYNVFVDEGGVTIFDWPQAVPTDHENAGEFLRRDLTNIVGYFRRKYPQHVPDDLEPDDLAREIEAGEFDGLEIDA
- a CDS encoding MBL fold metallo-hydrolase encodes the protein MAMISERVADGVYRCGSERVSWYLVETADGITVVDTGFPAHWDQFAAQLEAMGYGVTDVDACILTHAHPDHAGFAERLRREAGVPVWLHEADAAHARGDGEMPLTKGLVRLWRPEIARYAVEFVRSGGLSVPPLTSFRTVADGETLDVPGSPRVVHTPGHSEGHVAYHFPEQEVLFCGDELVTTDFVAGRGHRPQLLADWFNPDHDRAYESLSRLESIGEVLLLPGHGEPWHGHTERAVELARKREKRN
- a CDS encoding complement resistance protein TraT, producing the protein MSDRETNDDEEYAPSLATIDSRLVLGAAAVGVFVSFTSLLVPVLTRVGGGIVAGFIAAYAAGRVVTGLAYAVVAGALVGGLAGFFMAFLGALTGL
- a CDS encoding 50S ribosomal protein L15e; translation: MAESFYSHIKDAWKDPDDGKLGELQWQRKQEWRDQGAIERIERPTRLDKARELGYKAKQGIVVVRVSVRKGTARKERFTAGRRSKRQGVNRIGRRKNIQRIGEERVSRKYPNLRVLNSYWVGEDGSQKWFEAILVDPNHPAIENDDDLNWICDDDHTNRAFRGLTNAGKANRGLNNRGKGAEKVRPSNTGGQGRAK
- a CDS encoding phosphoribosyltransferase family protein, whose translation is MNRAEKAALQLRAVDVLRMLKETRTYDELAETTGLPAGDLNRYVNGHVLPGTDRAREVVEELGREALAAELEARIRVDDEGYVDNSATVFDQPFLDLAAPVVANGFDFDRPDVVLTAATDGITLAAALASYYGVRCAYAKKSKETAVEEFIEARQRLQSGIELTYYLPASAIDPGESVLVVDDLIRSGETQELLLDIAHTAEADVAGVFALIAAGEDGIERARDRTDAPVGALTSVAPTTDRVTGD
- a CDS encoding class I SAM-dependent methyltransferase, with the translated sequence MREFSESYLSRTREGMWADSREALEPLALETRERILDVGCGTGELSRVLAAESPGEVIGCDADPDLLSAAGDHVPVVAGDALRLPFPDDTFDLMVCQALLINLPDPAAAVAEFARVSTDLVAAVEPDNAAVEIDSSVDAEDDLERRARGAYIDGVPTDVALGADAREAFEAAGLAVLETRRYEHVRTVEPPYSDGALRDARRKATGAGLADDRETMLSGPLTEAEYDDLRGSWREMGRTVIEQMEAGEYRRTEAVPFFVTVGRVPDRRH